The Budorcas taxicolor isolate Tak-1 chromosome 2, Takin1.1, whole genome shotgun sequence genome window below encodes:
- the ZSCAN10 gene encoding zinc finger and SCAN domain-containing protein 10, whose translation MGPRASLSRLRELCNHWLRPALHTKKQILELLVLEQFLSVLPPHLLARLQGQQLRDGEEVVLLLEGVQRESSNVGPLDFSFNAGKNCLRPDVTLEEQGGSFQVSSHSPKKEAPSEGPPALEPSQALPPSQSGSSKPAEIGDWRCPLSSRQPLSPGPKRTLQAPQESALQGPGLWPEESSGDQELAAVLESLTFEDVPAKKAWPVHPLGTGGRTLEEAFKAEEPKGVSWPLAASANSQAESPRVAEEPHAQSLGSGPETSPGGEMSPPGRSEVLKVKAAEGAPKSDSELKFICTDCGVSFPQLARLEAHQLRSHPGARSFLCLCCGKGFGRSSILKLHMRTHTDERPHTCHLCGHRFRQSSHLNKHLQTHSSEPAFLCAECGQGFQRRARLTQHLLAHAQDQKPPGGAPETKPPAPPELTVVLCSHCGQTFQRRSSLKRHLRIHAKDKGHQCSECSSSLHPGPERRPYVCGECGKAFRRSEHLGAHWRVHTGERPFSCQVCGRSFSQSSQLVCHQRVHTGEKPYGCPHCGKRFMRRAGLARHLLTHGGPRPHHCTQCGKSFSQTQDLARHQRSHTGEKPCRCSECGEGFSQSAHLARHQRIHTGEKPHVCDTCGHRFRNSSNLARHRRSHTGERPYSCKQCGRSFRRNAHLQRHLATHAGAGDEAASGPAEPPQECPECGKVFSRSCNLLRHMLVHTGARPYSCAQCGRSFSRNSHLLRHLRTHARETLY comes from the exons ATGGGGCCAAGGGCGTCCCTGAGCCGGCTCCGGGAGCTTTGTAACCACTGGCTGCGACCGGCTCTGCACACCAAGAAACAGATCCTGGAGCTGCTGGTGCTCGAGCAGTTCCTGAGTGTGCTGCCCCCACACCTCCTGGCCCGGCTGCAGGGCCAGCAGCTCAGGGATGGCGAAGAGGTGGTACTGCTGCTAGAGGGTGTCCAGAGGGAGTCTAGCAACGTGGGGCCGCTG GATTTCAGTTTTAATGCTGGCAAGAATTGTCTCCGTCCAGACGTCACCTTGGAGGAACAGGGGGGCTCTTTCCAAGTCTCCAGCCACAGTCCCAAGAAGGAAGCGCCCTCAGAAGGGCCTCCAGCCCTGGAGCCATCGCAGGCGCTCCCGCCATCCCAGTCGGGGTCCTCCAAGCCTGCTGAGATCGGGGACTGGAGATGTCCCCTGAGTTCAAGGCAGCCACTGAGCCCAGGTCCCAAGAGGACTTTGCAGGCCCCGCAAGAGAGCG CCctccagggccccgggctgtggccGGAGGAGAGCTCGGGAGATCAGGAGCTGGCAGCGGTGCTG GAGTCCCTGACCTTTGAAGACGTCCCAGCAAAGAAGGCTTGGCCTGTGCATCCTCTGG gAACTGGAGGCAGAACCCTAGAAGAGGCTTTTAAGGCAGAAGAGCCGAAAGGGGTGTCCTGGCCCTTGGCTGCCTCAGCAAACTCTCAGGCAGAGAGCCCCAGGGTGGCAGAAGAGCCCCACGCCCAGTCGCTAGGATCAGGCCCTGAGACCAGCCCCGGAGGAGAAATGTCCCCTCCCGGCAGGAGTGAAGTTCTCAAGGTCAAAGCAGCCGAGGGCGCCCCCAAGTCGGACTCGGAACTCAAGTTCATCTGCACAGACTGCGGCGTCAGCTTCCCGCAGTTGGCCCGCCTGGAGGCGCACCAGCTGCGCTCGCACCCAGGCGCGCGGTCCTTCTTGTGCCTGTGCTGCGGGAAGGGCTTCGGCCGCAGCTCTATCCTCAAGCTGCACATGCGCACGCACACAGACGAGCGGCCGCACACCTGCCACCTGTGCGGCCACCGGTTCCGCCAGAGCTCGCACCTGAACAAACACCTGCAGACGCACTCCTCCGAGCCCGCCTTCCTGTGCGCCGAATGTGGCCAGGGCTTCCAGCGCCGGGCGCGCCTCACGCAGCACCTGCTGGCGCACGCCCAGGACCAGAAGCCCCCTGGCGGCGCCCCGGAGACCAAGCCCCCGGCACCCCCTGAGCTGACCGTAGTCCTGTGCTCCCACTGCGGCCAGACCTTCCAGCGCCGCTCCAGCCTCAAGCGCCACCTGCGGATCCACGCCAAGGACAAGGGCCACCAGTGCTCCGAGTGCTCGAGCAGCCTGCACCCCGGGCCCGAGCGCCGGCCCTATGTGTGCGGCGAGTGTGGCAAGGCGTTCCGGCGCAGCGAGCACCTGGGGGCCCACTGGCGCGTGCACACGGGCGAGCGGCCCTTCTCCTGCCAGGTGTGCGGCCGCAGCTTCAGTCAGAGCTCCCAGCTGGTCTGTCACCAGCGGGTgcacacgggcgagaagccctACGGATGCCCGCACTGCGGAAAGCGCTTCATGCGGCGGGCCGGGCTCGCCCGCCACCTCCTGACCCACGGTGGCCCGAGGCCCCACCACTGTACCCAGTGTGGCAAGAGCTTCAGCCAGACCCAGGACCTCGCCCGCCACCAGCGCAGCCACACAGGCGAGAAGCCCTGCCGCTGCAGCGAGTGCGGCGAGGGTTTCAGCCAGAGCGCCCACCTGGCGCGCCACCAGCGCATCCACACCGGGGAGAAACCCCACGTCTGTGACACCTGCGGTCACCGCTTCCGGAACAGCTCCAACCTGGCCCGCCACCGCCGCAGCCACACGGGCGAGCGGCCCTACAGCTGCAAGCAATGTGGCCGGAGCTTCCGGCGCAACGCCCACCTGCAGCGGCATCTGGCCACCCACGCCGGGGCGGGGGACGAGGCCGCATCTGGGCCGGCTGAGCCCCCGCAGGAGTGTCCGGAGTGTGGCAAGGTCTTCAGCCGCAGCTGCAACCTGCTGCGGCACATGCTGGTGCACACCGGGGCCCGGCCGTACTCGTGCGCACAGTGTGGCCGCAGCTTCAGCCGCAACTCCCACCTGCTGCGCCACCTGAGAACCCACGCCCGAGAGACTCTATACTAG